A window of the Microvirga terrae genome harbors these coding sequences:
- a CDS encoding SDR family oxidoreductase, which produces MEKLFDLSGRIALVTGSSAGIGCALASGLGRAGAQVVLNGRRPEKVADAARKLRDEGALVFEMAFDVTDRAAVMAAVEEIEVDVGPIDILINNAGMQRRGPLEDYPEEAWHQLMTTNVDSVFYVSQAVARRMIPRGRGKIINICSVQSELGRPSIAPYAATKGAVKMLTKGMAIDWGKHGLQVNGIGPGYFKTELNQALVDDKAFSDWLIARTPSRRWGELEDLIGAAVFLASDAANFVNGQILYVDGGVTASL; this is translated from the coding sequence ATGGAGAAGCTCTTCGATCTGTCAGGTCGCATCGCCCTCGTGACCGGATCGAGCGCCGGGATCGGCTGCGCACTCGCGAGCGGACTCGGGCGAGCAGGAGCGCAGGTCGTTCTGAACGGGCGCCGACCCGAGAAAGTCGCCGATGCGGCACGGAAGCTTAGGGACGAGGGCGCACTGGTTTTCGAGATGGCCTTCGATGTGACGGACAGGGCCGCCGTGATGGCGGCCGTCGAGGAAATTGAAGTCGACGTCGGGCCCATCGACATCCTGATCAACAATGCGGGCATGCAGCGTCGCGGGCCGCTCGAGGACTACCCGGAGGAAGCTTGGCACCAATTGATGACGACGAATGTCGACAGCGTCTTCTACGTGAGCCAGGCGGTTGCCAGGCGCATGATTCCGCGCGGTCGGGGAAAGATCATCAACATCTGCTCGGTGCAGAGCGAACTCGGCCGCCCCTCGATCGCCCCTTATGCGGCGACGAAAGGCGCCGTCAAGATGCTGACGAAGGGCATGGCGATCGACTGGGGCAAGCATGGCCTTCAGGTCAACGGCATCGGCCCGGGCTATTTCAAGACGGAGCTCAATCAGGCCCTGGTCGACGACAAGGCCTTCTCCGACTGGCTCATTGCCCGTACGCCGTCCCGCCGCTGGGGAGAGCTGGAGGATCTCATCGGAGCGGCCGTGTTCCTCGCATCCGATGCCGCCAACTTCGTCAACGGGCAGATCCTCTACGTCGATGGCGGTGTGACGGCCTCCCTCTGA
- the denD gene encoding D-erythronate dehydrogenase, which translates to MRILILGAAGMVGRKLTERLVKDGRLGREAITRLDLHDVVEPERPDAPFAVETMTSDFSMPGEAEKLVAGRPDVIFHLAAIVSGEAEADFDKGYRINLDGTRYLFDAVRVVGGGYKPRLVFTSSIAVFGAPFPDAIGDEFFLTPLTSYGAQKAIGELLLADYTRRGFFDGVGIRLPTICVRPGKPNKAASGFFSGIIREPLNGQEAILPVSTDVRHAHASPRSAVNFLIHAASMDTSKIGPRRSLTMPSVSVTVGEQIDALRRVAGDEAVARIRHDPDPAIIRIVEGWPRHFDARRAESLGFRAESSFDEIISIYIEDELGGVKPR; encoded by the coding sequence ATGCGGATCCTCATTCTCGGAGCGGCCGGCATGGTCGGCCGCAAGCTTACGGAACGCCTGGTGAAGGATGGCCGGCTGGGGCGAGAGGCAATCACGCGTCTCGACCTCCACGATGTGGTCGAGCCCGAGCGCCCCGATGCTCCCTTTGCGGTCGAGACGATGACGTCGGATTTCTCCATGCCGGGAGAGGCGGAGAAGCTCGTTGCCGGCCGCCCCGACGTAATTTTTCATCTCGCGGCCATCGTGTCCGGCGAGGCCGAGGCCGATTTCGACAAGGGATACCGGATCAATCTGGACGGCACCCGCTACCTGTTCGACGCGGTGCGGGTCGTCGGAGGCGGGTACAAGCCGCGGCTTGTCTTTACCTCCTCCATTGCGGTTTTCGGCGCCCCGTTCCCGGATGCGATCGGGGACGAGTTCTTCCTGACGCCGCTGACGAGCTACGGCGCGCAGAAGGCGATCGGCGAGTTGCTGCTGGCCGACTACACGCGACGCGGGTTCTTCGACGGCGTCGGAATACGGCTTCCCACGATCTGCGTACGCCCCGGCAAGCCCAATAAGGCCGCTTCAGGTTTCTTTTCGGGCATCATCCGCGAGCCGCTCAACGGTCAGGAGGCGATCCTGCCGGTCTCGACGGATGTCCGGCATGCCCATGCCTCGCCCCGGTCGGCCGTCAATTTCCTCATCCATGCGGCGAGCATGGACACCTCAAAGATCGGCCCTCGCCGCAGCCTGACCATGCCGAGCGTGTCGGTGACCGTGGGCGAGCAGATCGATGCGCTCCGGCGGGTCGCGGGCGACGAAGCCGTCGCCAGGATCCGTCACGATCCCGATCCCGCCATCATCCGGATCGTCGAAGGATGGCCCCGTCACTTCGATGCCCGCCGCGCGGAGAGCCTCGGCTTCCGGGCCGAGTCCAGCTTCGACGAAATCATTTCCATCTACATCGAGGATGAGCTTGGGGGCGTCAAGCCGAGGTGA
- a CDS encoding globin-coupled sensor protein, with amino-acid sequence MQNDSLLAERLAFIGIDGRVCHDLPVIWKDISSELPRILELFYAHMHRQPHLSKMIGTQQSRLVSAQMQHWGRLFSGRFDAAYVEGIQRIGLIHNKIGLEPRWYIGGYAFIMNELVKALSKKHRFNGAALARKLAVVNQAVMLDMDFAISVYQDAFVQDRQKKGEVLSQAVADFSDAVQESLDISGQASGALSESAMVLDEATGSASSLAVQVTTAAEQTASNMQSGAAATEQLASSVREIGQQASRSADVARHALQSSQRTKESVNGLAEQARQIGDVVDLIERIAAQTNLLALNATIEAARAGEMGKGFAVVAQEVKTLANQTAKATTEIGSRIGAIQEATQRSVADIDDIGRIMEELSGIATAIAAAVEEQAAVTSDIAVNVSQTTDHTHAVVRSIEALTGSTASAAAAAQHVSSAKQTLDQQLGRLRQDIGRFLATARAA; translated from the coding sequence TTGCAAAATGATTCATTGCTCGCTGAGCGGCTCGCGTTCATTGGAATCGATGGAAGGGTGTGCCACGATCTTCCCGTCATCTGGAAGGACATCTCGTCCGAACTGCCCCGGATCCTTGAGCTGTTCTATGCCCATATGCATCGGCAGCCGCACCTGTCGAAGATGATCGGAACCCAGCAATCCAGGCTCGTGTCCGCCCAGATGCAGCATTGGGGCCGGCTGTTCAGCGGCAGGTTCGATGCGGCCTATGTGGAGGGGATCCAGCGCATCGGGCTCATTCACAACAAGATCGGCCTGGAGCCCCGGTGGTACATCGGAGGCTATGCTTTCATCATGAACGAGCTGGTGAAGGCGCTGTCGAAAAAGCACCGCTTCAACGGAGCAGCGCTCGCGCGCAAGCTGGCGGTGGTGAACCAGGCGGTCATGCTCGACATGGATTTCGCGATTTCCGTGTATCAGGATGCTTTCGTCCAGGACCGCCAGAAGAAGGGCGAGGTTCTGTCGCAGGCCGTCGCCGACTTTTCGGACGCCGTGCAGGAGAGTCTCGATATCTCAGGCCAGGCAAGTGGTGCCTTGTCGGAGAGTGCGATGGTTTTGGACGAAGCAACCGGGAGCGCCAGCAGCCTAGCCGTTCAGGTTACGACAGCGGCCGAGCAGACGGCGTCGAACATGCAGTCGGGAGCCGCCGCAACGGAGCAGCTTGCGTCGTCCGTGCGTGAGATCGGGCAGCAGGCGAGCCGCTCGGCCGACGTCGCGCGACATGCCCTGCAAAGCTCCCAACGTACGAAGGAATCCGTCAACGGATTGGCCGAGCAGGCAAGACAGATCGGAGATGTGGTCGACCTGATCGAGCGCATTGCGGCTCAGACCAATCTGCTCGCCCTGAACGCCACGATCGAGGCGGCCCGTGCGGGAGAGATGGGCAAAGGCTTTGCGGTCGTCGCGCAGGAAGTCAAGACCCTTGCGAACCAAACCGCCAAAGCCACGACGGAGATCGGCTCCCGCATCGGCGCGATCCAGGAGGCGACGCAACGCAGCGTGGCCGATATCGATGACATCGGCCGCATCATGGAGGAACTGAGCGGTATCGCCACGGCCATCGCCGCCGCGGTCGAGGAACAGGCCGCGGTAACCTCGGATATCGCGGTGAACGTCAGCCAGACCACCGATCATACGCATGCGGTCGTTCGCAGCATCGAGGCACTGACCGGATCGACGGCATCTGCGGCAGCAGCGGCGCAGCACGTCTCAAGCGCGAAGCAGACTCTGGATCAGCAGCTTGGTCGCCTGAGGCAGGACATCGGTCGGTTCCTGGCGACGGCGAGGGCTGCCTGA
- a CDS encoding S1C family serine protease, which yields MQSPDEWEIPPEYQPDPRTLDYDLKNALAAVVSLRARVPDDAFTAETLGTERAGQGVVIRDDGLVVTIGYLIAEAEEVWLTTNKGRVVQAHVLAYDYESGFGLVQALEPLGVPVLTLGDSRRLQPGDQVVVGGSGGQSHSLAAQVVACQEFAGYWEYLIDPAIFTAPAHPNWGGTALIGPRGDLIGIGSLQLQHQASGGTVVPLNMSVPVDLLKPILDELLTHGRTRNQPRPWLGFYVAEAEDDQIMIIGLAGDAPAQRAGLRAGDQIHAVAGQPVTSLAEFYRAIWALGAAGVDVPLTLEREGDRFDVTVRSADRGRFMKGPRLQ from the coding sequence ATGCAATCACCCGACGAATGGGAAATCCCTCCTGAGTACCAGCCTGATCCGCGAACCCTCGACTATGATCTGAAGAATGCCCTGGCGGCCGTGGTTTCCCTTAGGGCGCGGGTGCCCGACGATGCCTTCACGGCGGAAACGCTCGGGACGGAGCGGGCCGGGCAGGGCGTCGTCATCCGGGATGACGGCTTGGTCGTCACCATCGGGTACCTGATTGCCGAGGCGGAAGAAGTCTGGCTCACGACCAACAAGGGCCGTGTCGTTCAGGCACATGTGCTCGCTTACGACTATGAAAGCGGCTTCGGATTGGTGCAGGCGCTCGAGCCCCTGGGCGTGCCGGTGCTGACCCTCGGGGATTCTCGACGTTTGCAGCCCGGTGACCAGGTCGTCGTCGGAGGCAGCGGGGGCCAGAGCCATTCGCTTGCCGCACAGGTTGTCGCGTGTCAGGAGTTCGCCGGTTACTGGGAATACCTGATCGATCCGGCCATCTTCACCGCGCCGGCCCACCCCAACTGGGGCGGAACGGCGTTGATCGGCCCGCGAGGGGACCTGATCGGCATCGGGTCTCTCCAGCTCCAGCACCAAGCTTCGGGCGGTACCGTCGTTCCTCTGAACATGAGCGTGCCCGTCGATCTCCTGAAGCCGATCTTGGACGAGCTCCTGACTCATGGGCGGACCAGAAACCAGCCAAGGCCGTGGCTCGGATTCTATGTCGCGGAGGCGGAGGACGATCAGATCATGATCATCGGGCTCGCCGGGGATGCCCCCGCACAGCGGGCGGGCCTGCGGGCTGGAGACCAGATCCATGCGGTTGCCGGTCAGCCGGTGACGTCGCTGGCCGAGTTCTATCGCGCCATCTGGGCTCTTGGCGCCGCCGGCGTCGATGTTCCCCTGACCCTTGAGCGGGAAGGAGACAGGTTCGATGTGACGGTACGATCTGCCGATCGGGGCCGCTTCATGAAGGGCCCTCGTCTGCAGTAG
- a CDS encoding aldo/keto reductase: MSLSAILPGGETVPALGQGTWQMAERAGNRAEEVEALRLGVELGMTLIDTAEMYGDGAAEELVGEALADQRDRLFLVSKVYPHNASRQGVVEACERSLKRLRTDRLDLYLLHWRGGVPLEETVAGFEELRRSGKIRHWGVSNFDVDDMEELFQAPGGATCATNQVLYNVTRRGPEFDLLPWMAERRMPLMAYSPVEQGRLPRGGVLQTIGQSYGASPFQVALAWLLQKPNLIAIPKASRAEHVQDNHRALEIRLSPEDLAAIDGEYSPPRRKRPLEMI; this comes from the coding sequence ATGAGCCTCAGTGCAATCCTGCCAGGAGGCGAGACCGTTCCGGCCCTAGGGCAGGGAACGTGGCAGATGGCCGAGCGGGCGGGCAACCGCGCGGAGGAGGTCGAAGCGCTTCGCCTCGGCGTCGAACTCGGCATGACGCTGATCGATACGGCCGAAATGTATGGAGACGGAGCCGCGGAGGAACTCGTGGGCGAAGCCCTTGCCGACCAGCGCGATCGTCTCTTCCTGGTGAGCAAGGTCTATCCCCACAATGCTAGTCGTCAGGGCGTCGTCGAGGCGTGCGAGCGGAGCCTCAAGCGCCTGCGGACGGACCGGTTGGATCTCTACCTCCTGCATTGGCGCGGCGGCGTGCCGTTGGAGGAGACCGTAGCCGGCTTCGAGGAACTCCGGCGCTCCGGCAAAATCCGCCATTGGGGGGTCAGCAACTTCGATGTGGATGACATGGAGGAGCTGTTTCAGGCACCCGGAGGGGCGACCTGTGCGACCAACCAAGTGCTCTATAACGTCACCCGGCGTGGACCAGAATTCGATCTCCTTCCATGGATGGCCGAGCGCCGCATGCCGCTCATGGCCTACAGCCCGGTCGAACAGGGCAGGCTCCCCCGCGGGGGCGTGTTGCAGACAATCGGTCAGTCTTACGGCGCAAGCCCGTTCCAGGTCGCGTTGGCCTGGCTTCTGCAAAAGCCGAACTTGATCGCGATCCCCAAGGCCTCCCGTGCCGAGCATGTACAGGACAATCATCGAGCGCTTGAGATTCGGCTCAGTCCGGAGGATCTTGCAGCGATCGATGGAGAATATTCTCCGCCCCGGCGCAAGCGCCCACTTGAGATGATCTAG
- a CDS encoding inositol monophosphatase family protein, with protein MTFTRADALDVAHILRTTAQAEILPRFRNLSADAIRTKSSQLDLVTDADEAAERVIEAELLRRFPGALVIGEEGVSRNASLLDGLGDADLAFILDPVDGTLNFASGLPLFGVMAAAVMKGEIVGGVILDPISDDWAMAVRGEGAWIQRPDGSSSPLQVAAPTPLSQMAGNVSWRYLPEDLRPVVTRNLPKVAMAADLRCAAHTYRQTAAGYLHFSFSSSVMPWDHAAGWLIHQEAGGYTAHFDGSPYRPVNRSGGLISAPDRESWQAIRDALLPPQA; from the coding sequence ATGACCTTTACCCGAGCCGATGCACTCGACGTCGCGCATATCCTCAGGACGACGGCTCAGGCCGAGATTCTGCCGCGGTTCCGCAACCTGTCTGCTGACGCCATCCGGACCAAGTCTTCGCAGCTCGACCTCGTGACGGATGCCGACGAGGCCGCCGAGCGCGTCATCGAAGCCGAGCTCCTGCGCCGGTTCCCGGGAGCTCTGGTCATCGGCGAGGAGGGCGTGAGTCGCAACGCGAGCCTGCTCGACGGGCTCGGTGACGCTGACCTCGCGTTCATTCTCGATCCCGTCGACGGCACGCTGAATTTCGCCTCCGGGCTGCCGCTCTTCGGTGTGATGGCCGCTGCGGTGATGAAGGGCGAGATCGTCGGCGGCGTGATCCTCGATCCGATCTCTGACGATTGGGCCATGGCGGTCCGCGGCGAAGGGGCGTGGATCCAGCGCCCGGACGGCAGCAGCAGCCCGCTTCAGGTTGCCGCACCGACGCCCCTGTCACAGATGGCGGGTAATGTCTCATGGCGTTATCTGCCCGAAGACCTCCGCCCTGTAGTGACGAGGAATCTGCCGAAGGTCGCGATGGCGGCCGATCTCCGCTGTGCGGCCCACACCTACCGCCAGACCGCGGCCGGCTACCTTCACTTCTCGTTCTCATCGAGCGTGATGCCGTGGGATCATGCAGCTGGATGGCTGATTCATCAGGAGGCTGGCGGCTACACGGCGCATTTCGACGGTTCGCCTTACCGTCCCGTGAATCGCAGCGGCGGTCTCATCAGCGCGCCGGACAGGGAAAGCTGGCAGGCCATTCGCGACGCGCTCCTGCCGCCTCAGGCCTGA
- a CDS encoding helix-turn-helix transcriptional regulator, translated as MSRASKASDAVALTPELASYAPVCDAIALLFQPYAEVVLHDLATETVVHLSNPFSKRELGEPSLLHEIDFKPSDIIIGPYEKVNWDGRRIKSVSAVLRTNGKSIGILCINVDVSHFHAVMQTLNALVAVPQSPEKPASLFKEDWHERINEYIQSWTRARGLTITEMSRAQKQQLVADLAGDGAFGGRNAAAYISRVLGLGRATVYNYLKKDQA; from the coding sequence ATGAGCCGCGCGAGCAAGGCGAGCGACGCAGTGGCGCTCACACCTGAGCTGGCGAGCTATGCGCCGGTCTGCGACGCCATCGCCCTTCTCTTCCAGCCCTACGCGGAAGTCGTGCTCCACGATCTCGCGACCGAGACCGTGGTGCATCTCTCCAACCCGTTCTCCAAGCGGGAACTCGGCGAGCCGTCCCTTCTCCACGAGATCGACTTCAAACCGTCCGACATCATCATTGGGCCCTATGAGAAAGTGAACTGGGACGGCCGGCGCATCAAATCTGTCAGCGCCGTCCTGCGCACGAACGGGAAGTCCATCGGTATCCTGTGCATCAATGTGGACGTCTCGCACTTCCATGCCGTCATGCAGACGCTGAATGCGCTCGTCGCCGTGCCGCAATCACCCGAGAAGCCAGCCTCGCTATTCAAGGAGGACTGGCATGAACGGATCAACGAGTACATCCAGTCCTGGACTCGCGCGCGCGGTCTCACCATCACCGAGATGAGCCGCGCACAGAAGCAGCAGCTCGTCGCGGATCTGGCCGGTGACGGAGCGTTCGGCGGGCGCAACGCGGCGGCCTATATCTCCCGCGTGCTCGGTCTCGGCCGTGCCACGGTCTACAACTACCTCAAGAAGGATCAGGCCTGA
- a CDS encoding aminotransferase class I/II-fold pyridoxal phosphate-dependent enzyme yields the protein MKIEEFTLERIQSLYENTVEYNLSDSGVLPYSLRELLTPEQQAQVLDVELGYGWTNGRVELRRAIANLHPNRNPDHVIVTNGSAEANFLLVMSVLEPGDELVVFVPNYLQIWGWARAIGVTVKEVLLREELGWTPDLDDVRKAISSHTKMMTICNPNNPTGAVLSRETMDGLVAIARQHGIYLHADEVYKGAELDQDEPPSFADLYEKAIITSGLSKAMALPGLRIGWLVGPAQEIYASWQRKDYTSITTGAVSEFVAEIAVQPAKRQEILARSKRILRENLALLQRWVDHNNDLFSFVSPKAGGMAFVRYAMPMNSTELVHRLREERGIMLLPGDVYGMDHYIRVGIGAPAHHLEAGLERLAAFVRAQNR from the coding sequence ATGAAGATCGAAGAGTTCACGCTCGAGCGCATCCAGTCGCTCTATGAGAACACGGTTGAGTACAACCTGTCCGACAGCGGCGTACTTCCTTATTCGCTGCGCGAACTTTTGACCCCGGAGCAGCAGGCCCAGGTGCTCGACGTGGAACTGGGCTATGGCTGGACGAACGGCCGCGTGGAGCTGCGGCGGGCGATCGCCAATCTCCATCCAAACCGCAACCCGGACCACGTGATCGTCACCAATGGCTCGGCAGAGGCGAATTTTCTCCTCGTGATGTCCGTGCTGGAGCCCGGCGACGAACTCGTGGTCTTCGTCCCGAACTATCTGCAGATCTGGGGTTGGGCCCGCGCCATCGGCGTCACCGTCAAGGAGGTCCTGCTTCGCGAGGAGCTCGGCTGGACCCCGGACCTCGACGACGTCCGCAAGGCGATTTCCAGCCACACGAAGATGATGACCATCTGCAATCCCAACAACCCGACCGGGGCCGTCCTGTCCCGCGAGACGATGGATGGCCTCGTGGCGATCGCGCGCCAACACGGCATTTACCTCCACGCTGACGAGGTCTACAAGGGCGCGGAGCTAGACCAGGACGAGCCTCCGAGCTTCGCGGATCTCTACGAGAAAGCGATTATCACGAGTGGATTGTCGAAGGCCATGGCGCTTCCGGGCCTGCGCATCGGCTGGCTGGTCGGACCAGCTCAGGAGATCTACGCGTCCTGGCAGCGCAAAGACTACACGTCAATCACGACAGGCGCCGTGAGCGAGTTCGTGGCGGAGATCGCCGTGCAGCCCGCCAAGCGCCAGGAGATCCTCGCCCGCAGCAAGCGCATCCTGCGCGAGAACCTCGCGCTGCTGCAGCGCTGGGTCGATCACAACAACGACCTGTTCTCCTTCGTGTCACCCAAGGCCGGCGGAATGGCCTTCGTCCGCTATGCCATGCCGATGAATTCGACCGAGTTGGTGCACCGCCTGCGCGAAGAGCGCGGCATCATGCTCCTGCCGGGTGACGTCTATGGCATGGATCACTACATCCGGGTCGGCATCGGAGCTCCCGCCCATCATCTGGAAGCCGGCTTGGAAAGGCTCGCGGCTTTCGTGCGCGCACAGAACAGATGA
- a CDS encoding aminotransferase class I/II-fold pyridoxal phosphate-dependent enzyme has protein sequence MQFDTFLMERNQTLYENGVEINLTESGVHPCTIEEILPADHAQALLRQPLGYGWTDGRPDLRAAIANWYPGASASNVLVTNGSSEATMIALMALVDPGDKVLFAVPNFMQVDGLGRALGMSIERLPLLADHGWQIDPEGLGAAMDGVKLICVTNPGNPTGVVLSSRSRDALLAAAQKAGAWLMVDEIYRGGEIDGAETETFYGGYSRVIVTSSLSKSFACPGLRLGWIVGPEGVVEEAAKRQDYTTIGSGILSQILGAAVMEPGNRERILARGRTLLRANADIVEGWVEKRNRWSWQRPAAGGMAFLHYDFDMPSEELSNRLREEESVFVVAGAWFGIERHIRLSIGVKTEDLVEGLARLDAFLVRHGLG, from the coding sequence GTGCAGTTCGATACCTTCCTGATGGAGCGGAACCAGACGCTGTACGAGAACGGTGTCGAGATCAATCTGACGGAAAGCGGGGTCCATCCCTGCACCATCGAGGAGATCTTGCCGGCCGATCACGCGCAGGCGCTGCTGCGCCAGCCGCTCGGCTACGGCTGGACGGACGGGAGGCCGGATCTCAGGGCCGCCATCGCCAACTGGTATCCGGGCGCCTCGGCGTCCAACGTTCTGGTGACCAACGGATCGTCGGAGGCGACGATGATCGCCCTGATGGCGCTGGTCGATCCAGGCGACAAGGTGCTCTTCGCGGTTCCCAACTTCATGCAGGTGGATGGACTCGGGCGGGCCCTGGGCATGTCCATCGAGCGCCTTCCCCTTCTCGCCGATCACGGCTGGCAGATCGATCCGGAAGGTCTGGGTGCCGCCATGGACGGCGTGAAGCTGATCTGCGTCACCAATCCCGGCAACCCGACCGGTGTGGTCCTGTCGTCCCGGAGCCGCGATGCGCTGCTGGCGGCCGCGCAGAAGGCGGGCGCGTGGCTGATGGTCGACGAGATCTATCGGGGCGGCGAGATCGACGGGGCGGAGACGGAGACATTCTACGGGGGCTATTCCCGCGTCATCGTCACCAGCAGCCTGTCCAAGTCTTTCGCCTGTCCGGGCCTGCGTCTCGGCTGGATCGTCGGGCCGGAGGGCGTCGTCGAAGAGGCGGCCAAGCGGCAGGACTACACGACGATCGGCAGCGGGATCCTGAGCCAGATCCTGGGGGCGGCCGTTATGGAGCCAGGGAATCGCGAGCGCATCCTGGCGCGAGGGCGGACCCTCCTGCGCGCGAACGCCGACATCGTAGAGGGCTGGGTCGAGAAGCGGAACCGCTGGTCCTGGCAGCGTCCTGCGGCGGGCGGCATGGCGTTCCTGCACTACGATTTCGACATGCCGTCCGAAGAGTTGTCGAACAGGCTGCGGGAAGAGGAAAGCGTCTTCGTGGTGGCCGGGGCCTGGTTCGGAATCGAGCGCCACATCCGTCTCAGCATCGGCGTAAAGACCGAGGATCTGGTCGAGGGGCTGGCTCGCCTCGACGCGTTTCTCGTCCGCCACGGTCTAGGGTAG
- a CDS encoding M20/M25/M40 family metallo-hydrolase has product MLRAATDLRRLVAIPSVSARAQNLPECAEAVRDLLDGAGFQTEIHPGGIGPFVVGEIGEGPLSVMVYNHYDVQPEDPLPLWDSPPFELSERGGRWYGRGVADDKGEFVSRLEGWRLFRERYPEPLPFKLIWLVDGEEEIGSPSLEAFLKARFQDEKVDVCWWEYGEIDSSGRPIILCGFKGVMAVELRCRTATADLHSSLGVIFDNPLWRLAAATASLRDNAGRVLIDGFYDAIRHPAQEERRLAGTPPFSFRSLVQATGGQRVLQGIDEENFYTALNFSPCMNVNGFSGGYTGEGAKTVVPAQGLVKVDFRLVPDQDPQQIVGLLRAHLDRHGFDDVELIVHDANVKPIRSSTNHWFIQDAKTILEEHFGQPVIVQPSSPASGTAHPFVEQLGASIVGIGITHHGAMLHSPNENIIISQFEAMIECSAALFQTIAERAAGQRPIPAASSVESSNEVTP; this is encoded by the coding sequence TTGCTGCGAGCCGCGACGGATCTCCGCCGCCTCGTCGCTATTCCATCGGTGAGCGCGCGGGCTCAGAATCTGCCCGAATGCGCCGAGGCCGTGCGCGATCTCCTCGACGGCGCCGGCTTTCAGACCGAGATCCATCCCGGCGGGATCGGCCCCTTCGTAGTCGGCGAGATCGGCGAGGGGCCTTTGTCCGTAATGGTTTACAACCACTACGACGTGCAGCCGGAGGATCCGCTGCCCTTGTGGGACAGCCCTCCGTTCGAGCTGAGCGAACGCGGCGGGCGCTGGTACGGACGGGGTGTCGCCGACGACAAGGGCGAGTTCGTCAGCCGCCTCGAGGGCTGGCGCCTGTTCCGGGAACGGTATCCCGAGCCTTTGCCCTTCAAGCTCATCTGGCTGGTCGACGGCGAGGAGGAGATCGGCAGCCCGTCGCTCGAAGCATTCCTGAAGGCTCGCTTCCAGGACGAGAAGGTCGATGTCTGCTGGTGGGAATACGGCGAGATCGACTCGAGCGGCCGGCCCATCATCCTGTGCGGCTTCAAGGGCGTGATGGCCGTCGAGCTGCGCTGCCGGACCGCGACGGCCGACCTGCATTCGAGCTTGGGCGTGATCTTCGACAACCCCCTTTGGCGGCTTGCCGCCGCGACCGCTTCCCTGCGCGACAATGCGGGCCGCGTTCTGATCGACGGGTTCTATGATGCGATCCGGCACCCCGCACAGGAGGAGCGGAGGCTCGCCGGCACGCCGCCGTTCTCGTTTCGCAGCCTCGTTCAGGCGACCGGCGGGCAGCGGGTTCTCCAGGGCATCGACGAGGAGAATTTCTACACGGCTTTGAATTTCTCCCCATGCATGAACGTCAATGGCTTTTCCGGCGGCTATACGGGCGAGGGAGCCAAGACGGTCGTGCCGGCGCAAGGCTTGGTCAAAGTCGACTTCCGCCTCGTTCCCGACCAGGATCCGCAGCAGATCGTGGGTCTTCTGCGCGCGCATCTCGACCGGCATGGCTTCGACGACGTCGAGCTCATCGTTCACGATGCCAACGTGAAGCCTATTCGATCGTCGACCAATCACTGGTTCATCCAAGACGCGAAGACAATCCTGGAGGAACACTTCGGGCAACCTGTCATCGTGCAGCCGAGTTCGCCGGCCTCCGGCACGGCTCATCCTTTTGTCGAGCAGCTCGGCGCGAGTATCGTCGGCATCGGCATCACCCATCATGGGGCGATGCTCCACTCGCCGAACGAGAACATCATCATCAGCCAGTTCGAAGCCATGATCGAATGCTCTGCCGCGCTCTTCCAAACGATCGCCGAGCGAGCGGCGGGACAGAGGCCGATCCCTGCGGCGAGTTCCGTCGAGTCGTCGAATGAGGTGACGCCATGA